The following is a genomic window from Episyrphus balteatus chromosome 1, idEpiBalt1.1, whole genome shotgun sequence.
tatcaataagtccagccatgtaaaagcaaaaataaagaggttttttagaaaaaagtagttttggttttttgttaatttctcgaaaatcacaagatatttttcaatctggttttctgtttttgtttaaaaatgaagaaaagcatcgaattttaaaaactaaattagtacttaattacatgaaattttgaaaaaaattactttgaaattttttttttcaatttttttttcaaaattttgattttaaaaattaatttttcaaaaactgtgccataaaatggctttgtttaaaatgtttgtaaaagactagggttttggctttacaaaaaggtgtatTACGTTACtgtaagtataaccgttgatttttaataatttttttccaaaataagtcaattttttcttaaattgcccctccccgctaaatgggggggaatagaccccttcctcccatacgatttttttcttgtctcgacctaacctacacgctctagctttttggcacattactcctgaatcaccctgtacaataaatgcatgcctttagcatggtatgtcccacaccattggaaaattgctgaagttattgtcataccaaagcaaggtaagccacctacagaagtgacgtcttacagaccaatatcgcttataccaattatggcaaaagtttttgaaaaactgcttctgaagagacttagcaaaattatagaagaaagaaggttaatcctaAATCATCAGTtaggctttagaaataaacattccacgatagaccaagttcatagaataacggacgtaatagaaaaagcattagaagaaaaacaagtatgttcagctattttcttaaatgttgctcaagcctttgacaaggtttggcgtAAGGGACATGAGTACAAACTGcgaagggatcttcccagacagttctatgaaatattaaaatcgtacatttcagaccgattgtttagagtaaggtacgatcaagaatattcggaattgaagaaaatagaagccggtgtaccacaaggaagtgtcctaggtcctaccctgtatttactatacacaagggatatcccagttggtaatcacaccataatggctacttttgcagatgataccgcaatttcggtacccgacaaatgtgtctctaaggcagcagtaaaactacaaaatgccgtcgacacagtcagagattggaccgaaaaatggcgtatcaaactcaatgaaacaaaatcttcacatataaactttacaaataaaaagataaacaatattccaatattcattaataatcaagctgtaccttacgccaatacggccaaataccttggaatgactttggatgcaaagctaaagtggaaagagcacatcaaaaagaaaagagaagaactaaacttgaaatatagaaaaatgtactggttacttggtaacaactctgatttatcaacccaaaacaaaataatgctgtataatcaagttcTAAAGCCCGTTTGGAtctggtatccaattatggggctgtacaaagaaaacaaataccgaaatcatccaaaaattccaaaacaaagtccttcgtggaatagttaatgcaccttggtacataagaaatagcgatctacatcgtgacttacaaatagaaacggttactgaagttgttaaaaaatacgctgtatcgcataatcagagactgcaaagtcataccaattctgaaatggtatccgtcttgaatacaagaaaccatgttcggagattaagaagaaccaagcctcatgagcttatggtctaaaaaaacatgggaaagtattaaaagtttaaacttcccccaaagtgattttacaaagttaagaaagaaaaatctgatgtcgatctctcaagattggtcctgataaagaggtggttttagtggttaagagtcccacactacttggtgtcgaatactgccaagtgtcttttgaagatttcctcccatcaaaaaaaaaaaaaaaaaaaaaaaattgaatttatttgtgtgaaaaacgagtaaaaagtgcattatcggttataattaatattatttattcattaaagttaacttaaatttggtgtcttccccatgcgatcggtaaaatacttaagtaaatttcgaaatttgacaaaaatgacagaaaatgacgttgcctaaatatctagcccctaatatttcctgaacgtgcccaatgttttcgggaactgaaaaagGAAATACTTTTTTGCTTATCCAAACAAAACTCATTCCGtgatcatttttgtatttttttttctgacgtttatgaacactaagtgactgctgaaaattgtactaATGAGGCCcgcaaacattctgcagaattggtgtgttcattaatgcagcaaagcagaaagacgattgtactaacgcagatttccgatgtttatgaaaacacccctCATCAAATCTGTTTtagttattttactttttagtcgtaCCTATAATATTTGAAAGTAGATGACAATTTCTTTGGGTGGTATGAGCTCCCAAAGCCCCTCTCTTGCAAATTAAAGACAAAAGTTTTTGCGATAATTTGAAAGGGATAAAATAGATAGTTCCCAATACCCCTCCCCTGAGTCCGGACCCCAAAATATTCCGTTGCCATCCGAACTTCAtatgtgtacaaagtttcagttcTATACGATATTGGGAATCGGGTAAAAATAGTTTTCCAATATTTATATGGCTAGTTTTTTAGTTGCTTTGTTAGTTACAAACAAAGCTAATAAAAgtatattaataataaaacaactttattatttttagtatattttccttaaacatTCGAATTCACAATCAAAAGTTTCTGTAAacaaaaaagctaataaaagGAGTGAATAATGACAAATAACCAAACTGCGGGTTGAAtaagaatttccaattaaattttgcGAGCAATGTCAATGTGTAAATCAAGCCAATAAACGCAAAAACCTGAACAATAACCTTTTTATTCAatataatgcactttttaagaAATCGCCACAAAATCTATATGTTCGAAcgctatttacacgtgtaaatataaatacacgtgtaaatataaatacacgtgtaaatataaatacacgtgtaaatataaatacacgtgcttcggcacgaataatttaaatacacgtgtaacACGTGTACCTTAATACAAGTGCAATAGTAGGCTCTACTCGAAATACAACAAaagccaaaaaagaaaacaaactaaTGCAATCACTATTCGCGGCATCTCAAGTGTTTTTCAAGAATTCAAATTTCGAAACGCAGATTTAGAAAAGAATCCGTTTtagactaatttttttttttcattatctttggaatgccatttttcaaattgtcaaaattcCTCTacctttatttattatttaagctttaaatattttcttcaataatATTTGTACgacatttagaaaaaagttacatttttttttaaaccaaccatgtagaaatttcaaactgaggttacggtacttcctacgtTGCGTGGAAAAGTGGCGGGTATCAAAAACGATCTTTGGTAAAATTGGCCTTTAACGCATATTAGGCGCAAGGACAAGTAATGGGATTTCCACAAATTTGTTTTACATTGTTTGTCCTTTTCCTAGATTTTAGTCGAGtaaaattaagcataaaatttgtaaaatctcggaatccagggaaaatCGATGTATCTGTTAAACGAGTATTGGGCTGCATTATTAAAAGGTCAAAGAAagttagaaaacaaaatttcaccgctctcgattacaagaACATTTAAGAACCgtttactaaaaaatatttaattccgTATGAAATCGTTCAAACGTAATTGCAGCCTCATTTTAGATTTCGCTCAAACTTTGTCAGGATGTtttctaggactgtaaggaaggaAGTTCacgatgatttaattttaagttgcgggGTTTCCTCGCTATTCGCATTCAAACTTttggaaaatgtcatttttatgttattatagttttgcttttattaaagatatctttttgtttgaaacggcattttaaagtttgagatcagtattttttgaataaaaaaatattaaaaaatacgtattaattatccctgaattaaaaataatttttgaaaaactggtaatttttctgatttcttatggtttttgactggctccagaaacTTGGCTATTATATATACgaggcttatacttaccaaatattaaaaaatatagatatttttcaacaaaataaatctttaatCAATTCGATAGCAAACATTTTTAGCtccaaattttgattaaaaaaaaaaacttttatactgTGATTTTTcacgatttgactaaagatagaaatATGAAACTTACAGCGTGTCAAgtcctaaaaataaaagttgtgttattttcatatcttcttagtgtaccgcttgtttgcaaaacgccaaaaaaacgctaaaaagccaaaataaCCCCTATTTAAGGGTATGATTTCACTATGTTTGAAATGAGATAGAAGCTTGAAATTTACAGTATATTTAGTTCGTATTCTTAGCTATATTCCCAGAAaatagatatatatttttttgtttccttcttTATGTATTTCGAAAatatcaaatatttaaattaatacaaCACCTATATCTTTTAAAAGTAATCGCAATCGGGAAAAATACCGGTATTTCATGACTAAGCGACGTTATAGTTATATGTATAATGCAACATTACAACTAACATTGCAATGAaaattgcatgttttttttcaagatgttcccaatattgaaaacaaaaaaagtcatctcaagaagatttaaaaaaaaagtaaaaagagtCGTTGTTTCGGTTGGATTCTAACTTAATTTAATACTTTCCttataaattttacattttgtatacaaaaataagACATATTGTTCTTTATTATTACGTTTTActaattataaattatacaaCTCGATGACATTCctgtaatttcttttaaattaataaatacgaAGTTAAGATTTGAGAAATTTGTTTTGGTCAAAATTTTAACCGATATCAGGCATACACAGTTGTAACATAATGCTGGTACAAtgttttcaaagtatttttaaattgcctttctattaaattaaaataactgaatataaaatatatttataaactGCTAAGTTAAGTTTTTAATACAACACTATTTCTTTTTCTCTCGAtttaaataattacaaataataATGAACAAATCTTGGGATTATTTTTAGGTTTGTATCCAGAAACTATTATATAAATCCATTTGTTGCTTAATATTTTAACAggtatttattatacttttctcCTTACTCAAAAATactcgcattttcaaaaaatatataagctaGGTTTCTCTGTTTTCTTAGAATACCTTTATTGGATTGGcttgttaaatttttgttggagaaaatttgagaattttgagaaataaaaactaaatagtGTATAAATACATAATCAAAATGTCAATgtcaaagagagagagagaataacaagttttaagattaaatacaaaatgaattttatgtatgaAGTGTGTCGgttgaaacaaattaaaaaagaaacagttaacGCGAATAAACGATATATTAAAAGGGCGGATCACTTAATTTATCATTACCATCAACCTTCCCGCTTAATAGAAGAAGGTGTCTCAGCAAGACCTTTCACTTTAAGTCGATCTGCGGTTTTCAGGAAGGCTGGGAGTTGCTCTTGTGATACATTTACTTCACCCGCATACATAAATTCTAGAATTGCTTGAAGATGAATATATGAAACGTCTTTTAAAATGATGATAGGATGTTTTGATGGGTTTTCCTGTAAAATTGTAGACtgcaatattaaatttataaaaaaataatcacttAGTTTAAACCCACCTCTAAAAGGGCTTTAAAATATGGACTACAAGCGGACAGAACCATTTTGTGAGCTTTACATGTTTGACCTTCGCAGGCCAGAgtcacctgaaattaaaaataaaataattaaattaataatatttttttaagcattttcttgatttctgacctTCTCTTAAATGacttagggccatttttttcactattgctcaacttaaagcaaactctcgagtttgctaacttgagagttgactttaactcgagagttaaaacgcaagttgtaatttctttttattcaccAATTATTTTCTCAACTCTCCAGTTAAAGATCTAAAGTTGGCCaacttcaactttgaaaaatatccctgggatatttatgaaatatggaacaaa
Proteins encoded in this region:
- the LOC129906327 gene encoding longitudinals lacking protein-like isoform X1 yields the protein MMADQQFFLKWNDFQTNMVTSFRHLRDEKSFTDVTLACEGQTCKAHKMVLSACSPYFKALLESTILQENPSKHPIIILKDVSYIHLQAILEFMYAGEVNVSQEQLPAFLKTADRLKVKGLAETPSSIKREG
- the LOC129906327 gene encoding longitudinals lacking protein-like isoform X2, with translation MMADQQFFLKWNDFQTNMVTSFRHLRDEKSFTDVTLACEGQTCKAHKMVLSACSPYFKALLEENPSKHPIIILKDVSYIHLQAILEFMYAGEVNVSQEQLPAFLKTADRLKVKGLAETPSSIKREG